A stretch of the Uranotaenia lowii strain MFRU-FL chromosome 3, ASM2978415v1, whole genome shotgun sequence genome encodes the following:
- the LOC129750627 gene encoding uncharacterized protein LOC129750627, translating to MSDNDPLEEDFEIEPMEEFEALELEKKVINEWGLQRSSLNRMIYCGITIRCLEVIQDEEINELFKSPRMLGQKVMFKHKIKEYQSNELLSTEINPRKRRRMSGDEIYPKNFKPDEHDESNELFTQMDVSANLKLEMDPLDDYSALQISEPQALVMPSLRPSMENGIPVKPTTAAIEAGKIPIRPSAEGLRKLLQSSRQGQWVLTYYNMYQSMNRKTQAVLTHCIVEQFLVYNIMFSHRLMRHYAQTIVQLFPTELTDVYYKPAQNLGWKRTCASGKLMDRWANQRMRHKERYPQQRPRIVDDIYDQRSFAEMSLVMRT from the exons ATGAGTGATAACGATCCGCTTGAGGAGGATTTCGAAATCGAGCCGATGGAGGAATTCGAAGCGCTGGAGCTGGAGAAAAAAGTCATCAACGAGTGGGGATTGCAGCGAAGTTCGCTGAACAGAATGATTT ATTGCGGAATTACGATACGATGCCTGGAGGTCATACAAGATGAAGAGATTAATGAGTTGTTCAAGAGCCCCCGGATGCTGGGGCAGAAAGTCATGTTCAAACATAAGATTAAAGAGTATCAATCAAACGAATTACTTTCAACGGAAATCAATCCCCGGAAAAGGCGTCGAATGTCTGGAGATGAAATTTACCCGAAAAATTTCAAGCCAGACGAGCATGATGAATCGAATGAATTGTTCACTCAGATGGATGTTTCTGCTAACCTCAAGTTGGAAATGGACCCGCTGGATGATTACAGCGCCCTCCAGATATCGGAACCACAAGCACTTGTCATGCCAAGTCTCAGACCGTCGATGGAAAATGGGATACCCGTTAAGCCAACTACAGCAGCCATCGAAGCTGGAAAGATTCCGATCCGACCGTCAGCTGAAGGTCTTCGCAAGCTACTTCAATCCAGTCGTCAAGGTCAATGGGTTTTAACGTACTACAACATGTACCAAAGCATGAATCGAAAAACTCAAGCCGTGCTCACCCATTGCATCGTGGAGCAATTCCTGGTCTACAACATCATGTTTTCGCACCGCTTGATGCGCCACTATGCACAAACCATAGTGCAGCTGTTTCCCACCGAACTGACCGATGTGTACTACAAGCCGGCTCAGAATCTGGGCTGGAAGCGAACCTGTGCTTCCGGTAAGCTGATGGATCGCTGGGCTAATCAGCGGATGCGGCACAAGGAACGATACCCGCAGCAGCGGCCGCGCATCGTAGACGACATCTACGATCAGCGGTCCTTTGCCGAAATGTCGCTGGTGATGCGTACATAG